A region of the Acidimicrobiales bacterium genome:
CTGGATCGGAAGGGGCGGCTACGCCTCAAGGCCGGGGGTCGCCTGCGCAAGCTGGCGACCATCTTCTACAACCCCGACCTGCCCACCATCGCCGACTTCCACGACCCGTTCACCTACGACTACGCCCGCCTGATCACCGCCCCCGCCGGCACCAAGGCGCCGTCGGTGTCGGCCCGCTCGGCCCTCACCGGACGGGAGATGAACCCGACCTGGGGGACCAACTGGGAGGACGACCTGGCCGGGGCACCCGCCCGGGCGCTGACGGATCCGAACATCGTGGCCATGTCCGAGCAGGTGCGCCTGGACTTCGAGTCGGTGTTCATGTTCTACCTGCCGCGCATCTGCGAGCACTGCCTCAACCCCTCGTGTGTGGCCTCCTGCCCGTCGGGCGCCATGTACAAGCGGGCCGAGGACGGCATCGTGCTGGTCGACCAGGACCGCTGCCGGGGCTGGCGGTTCTGTGTGTCGGGTTGTCCCTACAAGAAGGTGTACTTCAACCACAAGACAGGCAAGGCGGAGAAGTGCACGCTGTGCTTCCCCCGCATCGAAGCCGGGCTTCCCACCATCTGCTCGGAGACCTGCGTGGGCCGGTTGCGCTACCTCGGCCTGGTGCTCTACGACGCCGACCGGGTAGCCGCCGCGGCCGCTACCCGGGACCCACAAGACCTCTACGAGGCCCAGCTGTCGGTGTTTCTCGACCCCGACGACCCCGAGGTGGCCGCAGCCGCCGAAGCGGCCGGGATCCCCGCCGACTGGGTGGGGGCGGCGCGGCGCTCACCCGCCTACGCCCTCATCGCTCGCCACCGGGTGGCCCTTCCCCTGCATCCGGAGTTCCGGACCATGCCGATGGTCTGGTACATCCCGCCGCTTTCCCCGGTGGCCGACGTGACCGCGGCGGCCGGCTACGACGACACCGATCCCGACGCCGTGTTCGCCACGATCGACGCCCTGCGAATCCCCGTCGAGTACCTGGCCAATCTGTTCACCGCCGGTGAGATCGGCCCGGTGCGTGACGCCCTGCGCCGCCTGGCCACGGTCCGCGCCGCCATGCGTGCCCACCAGCTCGGCCGGGAGGAGGTGGGCGTGGACCCAGGCGCGGTCGGCATGAGCGCTGTCGATGTGGACGACCTGTTCCGCCTGTTGGCCATCGCCCGCTACGAAGACCGGTACGTGGTGCCGCCGGCCCACGCCGAGCAGGCCGGGGCCCTCTTGGCCCAGCACTCGCTGTCGGGCTGCTCGCTGGACGAGGCCGGCGGGCCGTATCCCGGATTCCACCCCGGTACCGACGACGCCGGGCCCACGACCGGCCGGGACAATCGGGGCCGGCTGCACCTCCGAGTCTCGGACAGCGCCCCCGTCTCCCGGCCCGGGGCCGAGGGGTGAGGGGCTCAGCCGCCGCCCGGGTCTTCGGTTGCGCCTCGGTGCTGCTTTCCTACCCGGGCCCTGACTTTCCTGGCGACCTGGCCGCCGTGGGCCGGGCGGTTGACGAGCTGCCGCCGGGCGCGGCGCGGACCCACCTGACGGCGACGCGGAGCTGGTTGACCTCCCTGGCGCCGGCCGAGGTCGCCAGCGTCTACGTCGACACCTTCGATCTCGGGCGCCGGCACGCCCTGCATCTCACGTATCACACCCACGGAGACACCCGGGAGCGGGGCCTCGCCCTGGCCGACCTGGCCGGCGCCTACCGGGAGGCCGGGTTGGTCCTGGCCCCCGGGGAGCTGCCCGATCACCTCCCCGCCCTCCTCGAGTTGGCGGCCGTCTCCAAGGTCGGCGTCGCCATCGTGGCCGCACAGCGGCCGTCGATCGAGTTGCTGCGGACCGGCCTGGAGGAGGCGGGCAGCGGATTCGCGGGGGCGATGGCGGCGGTCGTCGACACCATGGGCCCCGCCTCCCGCGCTCAGCGGGCTGCGCTGGCCCTGCTGCGGGCCTCGGGGCCCCCGACCGAGTCGGTCGGGCTGGAGCCG
Encoded here:
- the narH gene encoding nitrate reductase subunit beta, whose amino-acid sequence is MRVMAQMCMVMNLDKCIGCHTCTVTCKQTWTNRPGTEYVYFNNVETKPGVGYPSYYEDQERWKGGWTLDRKGRLRLKAGGRLRKLATIFYNPDLPTIADFHDPFTYDYARLITAPAGTKAPSVSARSALTGREMNPTWGTNWEDDLAGAPARALTDPNIVAMSEQVRLDFESVFMFYLPRICEHCLNPSCVASCPSGAMYKRAEDGIVLVDQDRCRGWRFCVSGCPYKKVYFNHKTGKAEKCTLCFPRIEAGLPTICSETCVGRLRYLGLVLYDADRVAAAAATRDPQDLYEAQLSVFLDPDDPEVAAAAEAAGIPADWVGAARRSPAYALIARHRVALPLHPEFRTMPMVWYIPPLSPVADVTAAAGYDDTDPDAVFATIDALRIPVEYLANLFTAGEIGPVRDALRRLATVRAAMRAHQLGREEVGVDPGAVGMSAVDVDDLFRLLAIARYEDRYVVPPAHAEQAGALLAQHSLSGCSLDEAGGPYPGFHPGTDDAGPTTGRDNRGRLHLRVSDSAPVSRPGAEG
- the narJ gene encoding nitrate reductase molybdenum cofactor assembly chaperone, producing MRGSAAARVFGCASVLLSYPGPDFPGDLAAVGRAVDELPPGAARTHLTATRSWLTSLAPAEVASVYVDTFDLGRRHALHLTYHTHGDTRERGLALADLAGAYREAGLVLAPGELPDHLPALLELAAVSKVGVAIVAAQRPSIELLRTGLEEAGSGFAGAMAAVVDTMGPASRAQRAALALLRASGPPTESVGLEPFGPPELVAPSLAGPAPVPVQLRPREPAR